A region of [Bacteroides] pectinophilus DNA encodes the following proteins:
- a CDS encoding histidinol dehydrogenase, producing the protein MTKDEGIRMINEKLDFYVMEASDEEFDTEAVRKLVKRLDELYPIPLPWKSDEEALKDFWGYCEERQREERIIAEMKIKG; encoded by the coding sequence ATGACCAAAGACGAAGGAATCAGAATGATAAATGAAAAACTGGATTTTTATGTAATGGAGGCAAGTGATGAGGAGTTCGATACCGAAGCGGTACGCAAACTTGTGAAGCGATTAGATGAATTGTATCCCATACCATTGCCGTGGAAATCGGATGAGGAAGCATTGAAAGACTTCTGGGGTTATTGTGAAGAGAGACAGAGGGAAGAACGTATAATAGCAGAGATGAAAATTAAGGGTTGA
- the ttdB gene encoding L(+)-tartrate dehydratase subunit beta encodes MAVEIKDGKKILVTPVSAEDLKDIHIGDIVYLTGDITTCRDVAHRRVVEEGREIPVDVRDAAILHAGPIIRPLGDEKYEMVSVGPTTSMRMEKFEYEFVETTGVRVIVGKGGMKENTERACKDFGAIHCVFPAGNAVVAAVEVEEIVEAQWKDLGMPETLWHCHVKEFGPLIVSIDSYGRNYFEEKKVEYNKKKDEQVEIISKQVGFIK; translated from the coding sequence ATGGCAGTAGAAATAAAAGATGGTAAGAAAATTCTGGTAACACCTGTATCGGCAGAGGATTTAAAAGATATTCACATTGGAGATATTGTATACCTGACAGGAGATATCACAACCTGTCGTGATGTGGCACACCGCCGTGTCGTAGAAGAGGGAAGAGAGATTCCTGTGGATGTCAGAGATGCTGCAATCCTGCATGCCGGTCCGATTATCCGTCCTCTGGGAGATGAAAAATACGAGATGGTATCCGTAGGACCTACTACATCCATGAGAATGGAAAAGTTTGAATATGAATTCGTAGAGACCACAGGTGTCCGTGTCATCGTCGGAAAAGGCGGTATGAAGGAAAACACCGAGAGAGCCTGCAAGGACTTCGGTGCCATCCATTGTGTATTCCCTGCCGGAAATGCAGTTGTGGCAGCAGTGGAAGTTGAAGAAATCGTGGAGGCACAGTGGAAGGATTTAGGAATGCCGGAAACATTGTGGCACTGCCATGTAAAAGAATTTGGCCCTCTGATTGTATCCATTGACTCTTATGGAAGAAACTACTTTGAAGAGAAGAAAGTGGAATATAATAAAAAGAAGGATGAGCAGGTCGAAATCATCAGCAAACAGGTCGGATTCATCAAATAA